Proteins encoded by one window of Deinococcus fonticola:
- a CDS encoding transposase: MMDDVQRVPPYTLERGFQLVSYTTPGKRDEPFVVVLEHLPDQYCPVCSVNHPVRSLSPRRIHDVPYDGHPVVLSVVEGQWRCPTRQEQYWLRYDVDRLRCTDALRAYITRQRGRVTVRDLARETGLSPAKIVRLTKHAEAQRVPSTPVERVKHLGLDDIYMQGGQHLIAVDLDTGRVLALQRAGNITQGRAGQIDVDIFVFGLPEADVVALDLHPVQYQAARRRWPEAVLVVDKRHLLAIIDREVLAQAARVILDWHEEDDQNLSAQRIISKFGSAAYPYLALRTLVLRRRHSLTAADHVAWSMIRREKGQEAQLLWEMYSWREALYDVYDRDRRDPAALTAWLTALTQWHTRRFNTEAGSYSQPLGRIRWALETYPEACAAYLTTGVTNAVTEKANARVRRVLRQGHRYDPQALVNLVNREDDAELPTGAATYMVLQTSVPGKRRKRKLRLEKGNLLQQPHPVREDDASLPPPAAPSQGKQQVVLHTVPHVAARHLPIQHPDTGLPQPVWIWLHSAVAPARRGSPRWVSHIANLAPEGLSPQWAVLNAGNVTDRKGIRVAADSVNLWRTTVLYHYALQQAHEFAATMRDLLGDGWDIHDLWCRNTVLCDQLQSTLLTLSGARFLSPTERDLGVLQMIQQGHSIEVRDVDAIRAILDCWCSAALSVDTGRAVDRLRQIRPQLSALSQSQLHALIPEIRWQLGAEMLVRQQLLPPELTPTRVDRALHFQVLWEAWQKIKNS; encoded by the coding sequence ATGATGGATGACGTGCAGCGTGTCCCACCATACACCCTGGAGCGGGGGTTTCAGCTGGTGAGTTACACCACGCCAGGCAAACGTGATGAGCCGTTTGTAGTCGTTCTCGAGCACCTTCCCGACCAGTACTGTCCGGTCTGTAGCGTCAATCATCCAGTTCGTTCGCTGTCACCACGCCGGATTCATGACGTTCCCTATGACGGTCACCCGGTGGTGCTAAGCGTGGTGGAAGGACAGTGGCGCTGCCCCACGAGGCAAGAACAGTACTGGCTGCGCTATGACGTTGATCGCCTGCGTTGTACCGATGCCCTGAGGGCCTATATCACTCGCCAACGCGGGAGAGTGACGGTGCGGGATCTGGCAAGAGAAACAGGCCTCAGCCCAGCGAAAATCGTTCGTCTGACAAAACATGCTGAGGCGCAACGAGTGCCCTCTACTCCTGTCGAGCGTGTTAAACACCTGGGACTCGACGACATCTACATGCAGGGAGGTCAGCACCTCATCGCTGTCGATCTGGATACAGGCCGCGTGCTGGCACTGCAACGTGCCGGTAACATCACTCAAGGACGTGCTGGACAGATTGACGTCGATATATTTGTTTTCGGATTGCCAGAGGCGGATGTGGTCGCCCTTGACCTGCATCCAGTGCAGTATCAAGCCGCCAGGCGACGCTGGCCTGAGGCTGTTCTGGTGGTGGACAAGCGTCATTTGCTCGCAATCATTGACCGGGAGGTATTGGCGCAGGCCGCCCGCGTGATCCTCGATTGGCACGAAGAGGACGATCAGAACCTCTCTGCACAGCGCATCATCAGCAAATTTGGCTCTGCTGCCTACCCCTACCTGGCACTCCGGACGCTGGTACTGCGTCGCCGTCATTCCCTGACGGCGGCAGACCACGTTGCGTGGTCGATGATCCGCCGTGAAAAAGGACAGGAGGCTCAGCTGCTGTGGGAAATGTACAGCTGGCGGGAGGCGCTCTATGACGTTTATGACCGTGATCGACGGGATCCTGCTGCTCTCACGGCGTGGCTGACTGCACTGACGCAGTGGCATACTCGGCGGTTCAATACCGAGGCGGGAAGCTATAGCCAGCCGCTGGGTCGGATTCGCTGGGCGCTCGAAACGTACCCGGAGGCCTGTGCCGCTTACCTGACGACAGGCGTGACCAATGCCGTCACGGAGAAAGCCAATGCCCGGGTACGGCGGGTCTTGCGTCAGGGCCACCGCTATGATCCACAGGCTCTGGTCAATCTGGTCAATCGGGAAGATGACGCGGAGCTGCCAACAGGAGCCGCTACCTATATGGTCTTGCAAACGTCAGTCCCTGGCAAAAGGAGGAAACGGAAACTCAGACTGGAGAAGGGAAATCTTCTACAGCAGCCCCATCCCGTTAGAGAAGACGACGCCTCACTTCCACCACCTGCTGCACCTTCACAGGGGAAACAGCAGGTGGTGCTCCACACGGTTCCCCATGTTGCTGCGCGGCATCTGCCTATTCAGCATCCCGATACCGGGTTGCCACAGCCGGTGTGGATATGGCTCCACTCGGCAGTAGCACCTGCACGACGTGGCTCTCCACGCTGGGTGTCACACATAGCGAACCTTGCACCCGAAGGTCTGTCGCCACAGTGGGCTGTTTTAAATGCAGGCAACGTCACCGACCGTAAGGGGATAAGGGTTGCTGCAGACTCCGTCAATTTATGGCGCACAACAGTGCTGTATCACTATGCTCTGCAGCAGGCACATGAGTTTGCCGCGACCATGCGGGACTTATTAGGCGATGGGTGGGATATCCATGATCTATGGTGCCGAAATACGGTTCTTTGTGACCAGTTACAGTCCACCCTCCTGACTCTCAGTGGAGCACGTTTTCTGTCCCCGACAGAACGAGACCTTGGTGTACTTCAGATGATTCAGCAGGGTCACTCGATCGAGGTCAGAGACGTTGATGCAATACGCGCGATCTTGGATTGTTGGTGTAGTGCAGCCCTGAGTGTGGACACGGGGCGTGCTGTGGATCGGCTTAGGCAGATACGTCCACAATTGTCTGCCCTCTCGCAGTCACAGCTACATGCTCTCATCCCGGAGATTCGTTGGCAGTTGGGAGCGGAGATGCTTGTACGGCAACAGCTACTGCCGCCAGAATTAACACCTACCAGAGTTGACCGAGCTTTACACTTCCAAGTCCTCTGGGAAGCTTGGCAGAAGATTAAGAATAGTTAA
- a CDS encoding helix-turn-helix domain-containing protein, translating into MAKTQSDPTTSRLTFGRRLREERNRAGMTLEDLADRSGITWSYIAQVEVGRRNISVDNMHRLAEGVGVALRELL; encoded by the coding sequence GTGGCCAAAACCCAGAGCGATCCCACCACCTCCCGCCTCACTTTTGGCAGACGCCTCCGAGAAGAACGCAACCGCGCGGGCATGACCCTGGAAGACCTCGCGGACAGAAGTGGCATCACCTGGTCGTACATCGCCCAGGTCGAAGTGGGCCGCCGCAACATCAGCGTCGATAACATGCACCGCCTCGCCGAGGGGGTTGGAGTCGCTCTGAGGGAGTTGCTGTGA